The Ruegeria sp. YS9 genome contains a region encoding:
- a CDS encoding SapC family protein has protein sequence MAQNGLTPVSLGRHGHRFWRRFTSFDFARTMADCPVVEAEILQAAATFPITFRKSEHGFYPIAVLSMQPNQPTPFVSAHGKWLATYVPCVLRCAPFRPQLIEPEGDGSDELLIDETAWLITDNPEDEAFFDKSGQFAPELKKVAAFFRALKESMKYTTHLCRVLADMGLFGPLDSFQGVEFPCGHFGVTQNALEKIPRAHLSLLTSNGGLRLIHAHQISLTHSIWLTHAHARADRVADGSLTQQTTGVSGFMDALIAAQQKEEAMDRCSQEGHHAFL, from the coding sequence ATGGCACAGAATGGCTTAACTCCGGTCAGTCTTGGACGACATGGTCATCGGTTCTGGAGGCGGTTCACCTCGTTCGATTTCGCACGGACTATGGCAGATTGCCCCGTGGTCGAAGCAGAAATTCTTCAAGCCGCCGCCACATTTCCAATCACTTTTCGGAAATCCGAACACGGCTTTTACCCCATAGCTGTTTTGTCCATGCAACCGAACCAGCCTACGCCATTTGTATCAGCACATGGCAAATGGCTCGCGACTTATGTCCCTTGCGTCTTGCGCTGTGCTCCGTTTCGGCCACAACTGATAGAACCGGAAGGTGACGGCAGTGACGAATTGCTTATCGACGAAACGGCGTGGCTTATCACCGACAATCCGGAGGATGAAGCTTTCTTCGACAAATCAGGTCAATTTGCGCCGGAACTGAAAAAAGTCGCAGCTTTCTTTCGCGCCCTAAAAGAGTCGATGAAATACACAACTCATCTGTGTCGTGTTCTTGCTGACATGGGATTGTTTGGTCCGCTTGACTCTTTTCAGGGAGTTGAGTTCCCGTGCGGGCATTTTGGCGTCACGCAGAACGCCCTGGAGAAAATTCCCCGCGCGCACTTGTCACTACTTACTTCGAATGGGGGTTTGCGACTGATTCACGCTCATCAGATTTCGCTGACCCATAGTATCTGGCTGACACATGCTCATGCCCGCGCAGATCGGGTAGCTGATGGTTCTCTGACACAACAGACCACCGGTGTTTCTGGGTTCATGGACGCGTTGATTGCGGCACAACAGAAAGAAGAAGCCATGGACCGTTGCAGCCAGGAGGGTCACCATGCGTTCCTGTAA